A genomic window from Pseudonocardia broussonetiae includes:
- a CDS encoding alpha-hydroxy acid oxidase — protein sequence MTARRLPPVAELAAMVDARAFAPATTRRRLARTHTLEDLRALARRRVPRAVFDYVEGGAEQEVSIARSRAAFRDVRFRPQVLRDVGEVDLGRTMLGRRAELPVVLAPTGYTRMMHHEGERAVARAAARAGIPYALSTVGTTSVEDLVAAAPTGRTWFQLYLWRDRAASAALVARALAAGCDTMILTVDTPVSGARFRDVRNGLTIPPRIGPRTLADMALHPRWWIDLVSTEPLRFASFSSWQGTAAELADSLFDPTAGLADLRWLRDAWPHRLVVKGIQGVADARTVLDAGADGVVLSNHGGRQLDRTEAPLRLLPEVRAALGADAEVYVDGGVTSGADVAAAVALGATGVLVGRAYLYGLMAGGEAGVARAVDILRTDLARTLRLLGVTAVDALTGTHAALGDRPHHRPTDVLERAGSS from the coding sequence ATGACCGCCCGACGCCTCCCCCCGGTGGCCGAGCTCGCCGCGATGGTCGACGCGCGCGCCTTCGCCCCTGCCACCACCCGCCGGCGCCTCGCCCGGACCCACACGCTGGAGGACCTGCGCGCCCTGGCCCGGCGCCGGGTCCCGCGCGCCGTGTTCGACTACGTCGAGGGCGGCGCCGAGCAGGAGGTCAGCATCGCCCGCTCCCGGGCGGCGTTCCGCGACGTCCGGTTCCGCCCGCAGGTCCTGCGCGACGTCGGCGAGGTCGACCTGGGCCGGACGATGCTCGGCAGGCGGGCGGAGCTGCCCGTCGTCCTGGCGCCCACCGGCTACACGCGGATGATGCACCACGAGGGCGAGCGGGCCGTGGCCCGCGCCGCCGCCCGCGCCGGCATCCCCTACGCGCTGTCGACGGTCGGCACGACGTCGGTGGAGGACCTGGTCGCGGCCGCGCCGACCGGCCGCACCTGGTTCCAGCTCTACCTCTGGCGCGACCGGGCCGCGAGCGCGGCGCTGGTGGCGCGCGCGCTGGCCGCGGGCTGCGACACGATGATCCTCACCGTCGACACCCCGGTGTCCGGCGCGCGGTTCCGCGACGTCCGCAACGGCCTCACCATCCCGCCGCGGATCGGCCCGCGGACCCTCGCCGACATGGCGCTCCACCCGCGCTGGTGGATCGACCTGGTCAGCACCGAGCCGTTGCGGTTCGCGTCGTTCAGCTCCTGGCAGGGCACCGCCGCCGAGCTCGCCGACAGCCTGTTCGACCCGACCGCGGGCCTCGCCGACCTCCGGTGGCTGCGCGACGCCTGGCCGCACAGGCTCGTCGTCAAGGGGATCCAGGGCGTCGCCGACGCCCGGACGGTCCTCGACGCCGGCGCGGACGGCGTCGTGCTGTCCAACCACGGCGGGCGCCAGCTCGACCGCACCGAGGCGCCGCTGCGCCTGCTGCCCGAGGTGCGCGCGGCGCTGGGCGCGGACGCCGAGGTCTACGTCGACGGCGGCGTCACCTCGGGTGCCGACGTCGCCGCCGCGGTGGCGCTCGGGGCGACCGGCGTCCTCGTGGGGCGCGCCTACCTCTACGGCCTGATGGCCGGCGGCGAGGCCGGGGTGGCCCGTGCCGTCGACATCCTGCGCACCGACCTCGCCCGCACCCTGCGGCTGCTGGGCGTCACGGCGGTGGACGCCCTCACCGGCACCCACGCCGCGCTCGGCGACCGCCCGCACCACCGACCGACCGACGTCCTCGAACGAGCAGGGAGCAGCTGA
- a CDS encoding enoyl-CoA hydratase/isomerase family protein, with product MYDDYEFLKVEPGDDRVLRITMNRPEKLNASGEVGHGEQGRIWREFDDDPDMNVALITGAGRAFSAGGDIDAGNGPAEVDTRDGRALVRNMIACRKPIVSAINGVAVGGGLAIALLADISIASERAVLMDGHVKLGIAAGDHAALVWPLSIGLARSKYHLLMCDRITGKEAAEIGLVGKCVPHEELMATAEDAAQRLARGPQFAIQATKAALNDWYLQNIAIFEHSLYMEAHSLTLPDAAAGIAAVRGKTEPVFPGAVGSHRY from the coding sequence ATGTACGACGACTACGAGTTCCTGAAGGTGGAGCCCGGCGACGACCGGGTCCTGCGCATCACCATGAACCGGCCGGAGAAGCTCAACGCCTCGGGCGAGGTCGGGCACGGCGAGCAGGGCCGGATCTGGCGGGAGTTCGACGACGACCCCGACATGAACGTCGCCCTGATCACCGGGGCGGGCCGCGCCTTCAGCGCCGGCGGCGACATCGACGCGGGCAACGGCCCCGCGGAGGTCGACACCCGCGACGGCCGGGCGCTGGTGCGCAACATGATCGCCTGCCGGAAGCCGATCGTCTCCGCGATCAACGGGGTCGCCGTGGGCGGCGGGCTGGCCATCGCGCTGCTCGCCGACATCTCCATCGCCAGCGAGCGGGCGGTCCTCATGGACGGCCACGTCAAGCTGGGCATCGCCGCGGGCGACCACGCCGCGCTGGTCTGGCCGCTGTCGATCGGGCTGGCCCGCTCCAAGTACCACCTCCTGATGTGCGACCGGATCACCGGCAAGGAGGCCGCGGAGATCGGGCTGGTCGGGAAGTGCGTTCCCCACGAGGAGCTGATGGCCACCGCCGAGGACGCCGCGCAGCGCCTCGCCCGGGGGCCGCAGTTCGCGATCCAGGCCACCAAGGCCGCGCTCAACGACTGGTACCTGCAGAACATCGCCATCTTCGAGCACTCGCTCTACATGGAGGCGCACAGCCTGACCCTCCCCGACGCCGCGGCGGGCATCGCCGCGGTGCGCGGCAAGACCGAGCCCGTGTTCCCCGGGGCCGTCGGCTCCCACCGCTACTAG
- a CDS encoding 2,4'-dihydroxyacetophenone dioxygenase family protein: protein MQPIAVSTDIPLEIAVDAIPDDDRVWVPQAPGVFFRPLFINTVTGQWCNLLKVTRSGIVSRHRHPGIVVGYVVKGEWKYDEHEWTAREGGFVYEPPGEIHTLRVPEHCTEMITFFNISGAMIYLDDDGRQAGYEDAFTKLDMCRAHYAGNGLGAGYADQFRR, encoded by the coding sequence ATGCAACCGATCGCCGTCTCGACCGACATCCCGCTGGAGATCGCCGTCGACGCGATCCCCGACGACGACCGCGTCTGGGTGCCGCAGGCGCCGGGCGTGTTCTTCCGGCCGCTGTTCATCAACACCGTCACCGGCCAGTGGTGCAACCTGCTCAAGGTGACGCGGTCGGGGATCGTGTCCCGCCACCGCCACCCCGGCATCGTCGTCGGCTACGTCGTGAAGGGCGAGTGGAAGTACGACGAGCACGAGTGGACCGCCCGCGAGGGGGGCTTCGTCTACGAGCCGCCCGGCGAGATCCACACCCTGCGCGTCCCCGAGCACTGCACCGAGATGATCACGTTCTTCAACATCAGCGGCGCGATGATCTACCTCGACGACGACGGCCGGCAGGCCGGCTACGAGGACGCGTTCACCAAGCTCGACATGTGCCGCGCGCACTACGCGGGCAACGGGCTCGGGGCCGGGTATGCCGACCAGTTCCGTCGCTGA
- a CDS encoding zinc-dependent alcohol dehydrogenase gives MRAAVYLGPGSVDVRDVARPEAGDGEVLVRVEYAGICGTDLAIEAGSHPRAAAPLVLGHEIVGTVERAAAGGPPVGTRVAVEPLIACGTCRACRDGHRHVCRDLRLFGIDAPGGLAELVAVPADRVLPVDAGVGARLAAWAEPLAVAVHAVARAGMTGGEAVLVFGAGPIGILTALVARRAGASRVVLVEPRTARRATAERCGFELAPAGTDAVAWFRSTHGGEGADVVFDAAGHRDVARVLPSAVRETGTVVLVAVYTAPVAVDLRAVCFGEQRIVGARVYTRRDVADALALLVDDVLGLDRLPVAVLPLESVAEAFRLARADDAPMKVLLAVPAR, from the coding sequence GTGCGCGCCGCGGTGTACCTCGGCCCGGGCTCGGTCGACGTCCGCGACGTCGCGCGTCCCGAGGCGGGCGACGGGGAGGTGCTGGTCCGCGTCGAGTACGCCGGGATCTGCGGCACCGACCTCGCGATCGAGGCGGGGTCGCACCCCCGCGCGGCCGCACCGCTGGTGCTCGGGCACGAGATCGTCGGGACCGTCGAGCGGGCAGCGGCGGGCGGCCCGCCCGTCGGGACCCGGGTGGCCGTGGAGCCGCTCATCGCCTGCGGGACCTGCCGGGCCTGCCGCGACGGGCACCGGCACGTGTGCCGGGACCTGCGGCTGTTCGGCATCGACGCCCCGGGCGGGCTCGCCGAGCTCGTCGCGGTGCCGGCCGACCGGGTCCTGCCCGTCGACGCGGGGGTCGGGGCCCGGCTCGCGGCCTGGGCCGAGCCGCTGGCCGTCGCGGTGCACGCCGTCGCCCGCGCGGGGATGACCGGCGGGGAGGCGGTCCTCGTCTTCGGCGCCGGCCCCATCGGCATCCTCACCGCGCTGGTCGCGCGCCGGGCCGGGGCGTCCCGGGTGGTGCTGGTCGAGCCGCGGACGGCGCGGCGGGCCACCGCCGAGCGGTGCGGGTTCGAGCTGGCCCCGGCGGGAACCGACGCGGTGGCGTGGTTCCGCTCCACGCACGGCGGCGAGGGCGCCGACGTCGTGTTCGACGCCGCGGGGCACCGCGACGTCGCCCGGGTCCTACCGTCGGCGGTCCGGGAGACCGGCACCGTCGTGCTGGTCGCCGTCTACACCGCGCCGGTGGCCGTCGACCTGCGCGCGGTGTGCTTCGGTGAGCAGCGCATCGTCGGCGCCCGCGTCTACACCCGCCGCGACGTCGCCGACGCCCTCGCGCTGCTGGTCGACGACGTGCTCGGCCTCGACCGGCTGCCCGTCGCCGTGCTCCCCCTGGAGTCGGTCGCGGAGGCGTTCCGGCTCGCCCGGGCCGACGACGCCCCCATGAAGGTGCTGCTCGCGGTGCCCGCGCGGTAG
- a CDS encoding PucR family transcriptional regulator — protein sequence MAVSQGFRDSVEALAADVDTIVDRSLTRNQASYALVPRSAVEVSARMNLDVVCDSLLAGRPVVVERDVEALAVRIDERVGQGLRVQDAMQGLRTSLGIMQERFVEIATERAVSPVELLGSTQILWALSDALTDRVGELFQRRSISDALRDSHLRSAFLRELLAGQLTPAMIDERVRAFGLDAGAAYRAVKASPAPGSSLEVLRRRLEARSADVVGIDAGSCIGVVSGTADAPGLEATVALGPAAELAEVAASFDVAQRVHDWMWRRGIRGRRSIEDVGWRLAVDRDDAVTTLLRHRYRAPLDELGEFGVLIWRSVRAYVEADRNVARASTALVVHQNTLRYRLARFAAVTGADLDSTDTLLEVTWVLAAEVGEERER from the coding sequence GTGGCGGTCAGCCAGGGTTTCCGGGACAGCGTCGAGGCACTGGCGGCCGACGTCGACACCATCGTCGACCGGTCGCTGACCCGCAACCAGGCCTCCTACGCCCTCGTCCCGCGCAGCGCCGTCGAGGTCTCGGCCCGGATGAACCTCGACGTCGTCTGCGACTCGCTGCTCGCCGGGCGCCCGGTCGTCGTGGAGCGCGACGTCGAGGCCCTGGCCGTCCGCATCGACGAGCGCGTCGGGCAGGGCCTGCGGGTCCAGGACGCGATGCAGGGCCTGCGCACCTCGCTCGGGATCATGCAGGAGCGCTTCGTCGAGATCGCCACCGAGCGCGCGGTGAGCCCCGTCGAGCTGCTCGGCTCCACCCAGATCCTGTGGGCGCTGAGCGACGCCCTCACCGACCGCGTCGGGGAGCTGTTCCAGCGCCGCAGCATCAGCGACGCCCTGCGCGACTCGCACCTGCGCTCGGCGTTCCTGCGCGAGCTGCTGGCCGGGCAGCTGACCCCGGCGATGATCGACGAGCGGGTCCGGGCGTTCGGGCTGGACGCGGGCGCGGCCTACCGGGCGGTCAAGGCCAGCCCGGCGCCCGGGTCGTCGCTGGAGGTCCTGCGCCGGCGCCTGGAGGCCCGGTCCGCCGACGTCGTCGGGATCGACGCGGGCTCCTGCATCGGGGTGGTCTCCGGCACCGCCGACGCGCCGGGCCTCGAAGCCACGGTGGCGCTGGGGCCGGCCGCCGAGCTCGCCGAGGTCGCCGCCTCCTTCGACGTGGCGCAGCGCGTGCACGACTGGATGTGGCGGCGGGGGATCCGCGGCCGCCGGTCGATCGAGGACGTCGGCTGGCGGCTCGCGGTCGACCGCGACGACGCCGTGACGACCCTGCTGCGCCACCGCTACCGTGCCCCGCTCGACGAGCTGGGCGAGTTCGGCGTGCTGATCTGGCGCAGCGTGCGCGCCTACGTGGAGGCCGACCGCAACGTGGCCCGCGCGTCGACCGCCCTCGTCGTCCACCAGAACACCCTGCGCTACCGGCTCGCGCGCTTCGCCGCCGTCACCGGTGCCGACCTCGACTCCACCGACACCCTGCTCGAGGTGACCTGGGTGCTCGCCGCGGAGGTCGGTGAGGAGCGGGAACGCTGA
- a CDS encoding SDR family NAD(P)-dependent oxidoreductase: MSAPVRRAVVTGAARGIGLAVAERLLGDGCAVSLWDRDAEALAAAGRALGPDGGRVHTAVVDVADEAGVAAAAAGTAAAIGAPDVLVNNAAVPATRGSVLALPMADWDRALAVNLTGALLCARALVPAMRDAGWGRVVNIASIAGKEPRPLTAQYGASKAALISLTKSLGAELAASGVLVNAITPGPAETALWNVDGPEHRRRMIEENTALAPIGRLLCVEEVAELAAWLSSPACSYSAGAVFDISGGRSTY; encoded by the coding sequence GTGAGTGCGCCGGTGCGGCGCGCCGTCGTCACCGGCGCGGCGCGCGGCATCGGCCTGGCCGTCGCCGAGCGCCTGCTCGGCGACGGCTGCGCCGTCTCGCTCTGGGACCGCGACGCCGAGGCGCTCGCCGCGGCGGGCCGGGCACTGGGCCCGGACGGGGGCCGCGTGCACACCGCCGTCGTCGACGTCGCCGACGAGGCCGGCGTCGCCGCGGCCGCGGCGGGCACCGCGGCGGCGATCGGTGCGCCCGACGTGCTGGTCAACAACGCCGCCGTGCCGGCCACCCGCGGCTCGGTCCTCGCCCTGCCGATGGCCGACTGGGACCGGGCGCTGGCGGTCAACCTGACCGGCGCGCTGCTCTGCGCCCGGGCCCTGGTGCCGGCCATGCGGGACGCGGGCTGGGGCCGCGTCGTGAACATCGCCTCGATCGCGGGCAAGGAGCCCCGGCCGCTCACCGCGCAGTACGGGGCGTCGAAGGCGGCGCTGATCTCGCTGACCAAGAGCCTCGGCGCCGAGCTCGCGGCGTCCGGGGTGCTCGTCAACGCGATCACCCCGGGGCCGGCGGAGACCGCGCTGTGGAACGTCGACGGGCCGGAGCACCGGCGGCGGATGATCGAGGAGAACACCGCGCTCGCGCCGATCGGACGGCTGCTCTGCGTCGAGGAGGTGGCCGAGCTCGCCGCGTGGCTGTCCTCGCCCGCGTGCTCCTACAGCGCCGGCGCCGTGTTCGACATCAGCGGCGGGCGCAGCACGTACTGA
- a CDS encoding MFS transporter: MSAPAQDQAQARSRPKMRRAAAAGMAGTMLEYYDFAIYGLAAALVFGPVFFPSTDPAVGVLASFATFGVGFLARPLGGIVFGHLGDRMGRKNILVVTVLMMGLSTVLIGCLPGYDSIGYWGAALLVALRLVQGFAFGGEQSGAILMVAEHAGEGRRGLFSALPGAGLSLGLILGNLAFLAVGQLGQEALLAWGWRIPFWAGGVLVIVGLLIRRTVAESPEFERLKASRQVSRSPILELVRTHPVEILFAVGVQVGVAVTAYIAIAYSLSFAKLQGVPGSLPLIGVLVASALHLVLLPLAGGLSDRIGRLPVHATGVLVLAVMGVLFLPMIAGGTPGLVIGAYVLFYGLGWGVLTGAFPSMLAESFDPAVSYSGLSVAMQLGNIVGGFTPFVATLVVTAWGTGALGIGVTVIVLLSGVSAAALVRRTARRRPGGTAGTGARSVPGAVAAGAEGAR; this comes from the coding sequence ATGTCAGCACCCGCACAGGACCAGGCCCAGGCCCGATCCCGCCCCAAGATGCGCCGGGCGGCGGCCGCCGGGATGGCCGGCACGATGCTGGAGTACTACGACTTCGCGATCTACGGCCTCGCGGCCGCGCTGGTCTTCGGCCCGGTGTTCTTCCCCTCGACCGACCCCGCCGTGGGGGTGCTGGCGTCCTTCGCCACCTTCGGCGTCGGGTTCCTCGCCCGCCCCCTGGGCGGCATCGTGTTCGGTCACCTCGGCGACCGGATGGGACGCAAGAACATCCTGGTCGTGACGGTCCTGATGATGGGCCTGTCGACGGTGCTCATCGGGTGCCTGCCCGGCTACGACTCCATCGGCTACTGGGGGGCGGCGCTGCTGGTGGCGCTCCGGCTCGTGCAGGGCTTCGCCTTCGGCGGCGAGCAGAGCGGCGCGATCCTCATGGTCGCCGAGCACGCGGGGGAGGGGCGGCGCGGGCTGTTCTCGGCGCTGCCGGGCGCCGGGCTGTCGCTGGGCCTGATCCTGGGCAACCTGGCGTTCCTCGCCGTCGGCCAGCTGGGCCAGGAGGCGCTGCTGGCGTGGGGCTGGCGCATCCCGTTCTGGGCGGGCGGCGTGCTCGTCATCGTCGGCCTGCTGATCCGGCGCACCGTCGCCGAGAGCCCGGAGTTCGAGCGGCTCAAGGCGAGCCGGCAGGTGTCGCGGTCGCCGATCCTCGAGCTCGTCCGCACCCACCCGGTCGAGATCCTGTTCGCCGTCGGCGTGCAGGTCGGCGTGGCGGTGACGGCCTACATCGCGATCGCCTACAGCCTGTCCTTCGCCAAGCTCCAGGGGGTCCCCGGTTCGCTGCCGCTGATCGGCGTCCTGGTGGCCAGCGCGCTGCACCTGGTGCTCCTGCCGCTCGCCGGCGGGCTGTCGGACCGGATCGGGCGGCTCCCCGTGCACGCCACGGGCGTCCTGGTGCTCGCCGTGATGGGCGTGCTGTTCCTGCCGATGATCGCCGGCGGCACCCCCGGCCTGGTGATCGGCGCCTACGTGCTGTTCTACGGCCTCGGCTGGGGCGTCCTCACCGGTGCCTTCCCCTCGATGCTCGCGGAGTCCTTCGACCCGGCGGTCAGCTACTCGGGCCTGTCGGTGGCGATGCAGCTGGGCAACATCGTCGGGGGCTTCACCCCGTTCGTCGCCACCCTCGTCGTGACCGCGTGGGGCACCGGCGCCCTCGGGATCGGCGTGACGGTGATCGTGCTGCTGTCCGGGGTGTCCGCGGCCGCGCTGGTCCGCCGCACGGCCCGCCGCCGGCCGGGCGGGACCGCGGGCACCGGCGCCCGCTCCGTCCCCGGCGCCGTCGCCGCGGGCGCGGAGGGCGCCCGGTGA
- a CDS encoding quinone oxidoreductase family protein: protein MRAVLIHRDTTGTTLAVGEAPEPALAPGSVRIAVRAGSVNYVDQFVPEGGYGTPPADGTAWVAGLDAAGEVLEVGAGVTDVRVGDRVMTMTAGGLAEQVVVDARCLVPVPDGWSDEDAAAAVVGLLTECDALTAAGAFAPGDQVLVTGATSGMGMQGVQLARSLGAARVIALARSDRADDVLRGLGADLVLHSTGSGFADDVLAATGGNGVDLTVDHVGGAYFPDIVAATAVRGRIVNVGRVAGTEVTADLEAFSLKRLTLRGVTFRTRSADELAAMYAGVRALDLTDLRPTIDRVVPWEETQEAQRLLATGSVVGKVVIRVGA, encoded by the coding sequence ATGAGGGCAGTACTGATCCACCGCGACACCACCGGCACCACGCTCGCCGTCGGCGAGGCACCCGAACCGGCGCTCGCGCCCGGCAGCGTCCGCATCGCCGTCCGCGCGGGCTCGGTCAACTACGTCGACCAGTTCGTGCCCGAGGGCGGCTACGGCACCCCGCCGGCCGACGGGACGGCGTGGGTGGCGGGCCTGGACGCGGCCGGCGAGGTGCTCGAGGTCGGCGCCGGCGTCACCGACGTCCGCGTCGGCGACCGCGTCATGACGATGACCGCCGGGGGCCTCGCGGAGCAGGTCGTCGTCGACGCCCGCTGCCTGGTGCCGGTCCCGGACGGCTGGAGCGACGAGGACGCGGCCGCCGCGGTCGTCGGCCTGCTCACCGAGTGCGACGCCCTGACCGCCGCGGGCGCGTTCGCCCCCGGTGACCAGGTGCTGGTCACCGGCGCCACCTCCGGGATGGGGATGCAGGGCGTGCAGCTCGCCCGCAGCCTCGGCGCGGCCCGCGTCATCGCGCTGGCCCGCTCGGACCGCGCCGACGACGTCCTGCGCGGACTGGGCGCCGACCTCGTGCTGCACAGCACCGGCTCCGGCTTCGCCGACGACGTGCTGGCCGCCACCGGCGGGAACGGCGTCGACCTGACCGTCGACCACGTCGGCGGCGCCTACTTCCCGGACATCGTGGCCGCCACGGCCGTCCGGGGGCGGATCGTCAACGTCGGCCGCGTCGCGGGCACCGAGGTCACCGCCGACCTGGAGGCGTTCTCGCTCAAGCGGCTCACGCTGCGCGGGGTCACCTTCCGCACCCGCAGCGCCGACGAGCTGGCCGCGATGTACGCCGGTGTCCGCGCGCTCGACCTCACCGACCTCCGCCCGACGATCGACCGCGTCGTCCCGTGGGAGGAGACCCAGGAGGCGCAGCGCCTGCTGGCGACCGGCTCGGTCGTGGGCAAGGTCGTCATCCGGGTCGGCGCCTGA
- a CDS encoding VOC family protein, translating to MHPAFGPIRQLCYVVPDVHAAIRHWVDGPGVGPFYYIEDSPVTDFTYRGRPAPCPRVSIALAQQGPVQIELLQQHDDVPSVFRTFLDTVGHGLQHIAYWTEHFDDLMATALSRGYVEMQAGKSGRGRPDDRFAYLESGAHHGSMIEVSERGAEKRALFDAIARASVDWDGSDPVRTVEALRAELATHTDGAPA from the coding sequence GTGCATCCGGCCTTCGGACCCATCCGCCAGCTCTGCTACGTCGTCCCGGACGTCCACGCCGCGATCCGGCACTGGGTCGACGGCCCGGGAGTCGGGCCCTTCTACTACATCGAGGACAGCCCGGTCACCGACTTCACCTACCGGGGCCGGCCCGCACCCTGCCCGCGCGTCAGCATCGCGCTGGCGCAGCAGGGACCCGTGCAGATCGAGCTCCTCCAGCAGCACGACGACGTGCCGTCGGTCTTCCGCACGTTCCTCGACACCGTCGGGCACGGCCTGCAGCACATCGCCTACTGGACCGAGCACTTCGACGACCTCATGGCGACCGCGCTCTCCCGCGGCTACGTCGAGATGCAGGCCGGGAAGTCCGGCCGCGGCCGGCCGGACGACCGCTTCGCCTACCTCGAGAGCGGGGCCCACCACGGCTCCATGATCGAGGTCTCCGAGCGGGGCGCCGAGAAGCGCGCCCTGTTCGACGCCATCGCCCGCGCGTCGGTCGACTGGGACGGGTCCGACCCGGTCCGGACCGTCGAGGCGCTGCGGGCCGAGCTCGCCACCCACACGGACGGAGCCCCCGCATGA
- a CDS encoding nuclear transport factor 2 family protein — MSQTVHDPDAAQLSERDVLTLHHLVAEVSYAFDSGEYAQRFPAVLTEDVVYENPGVLRLEGRDALVATLEGMTGRALSHHTSTVTVTATGPDTATCRSKVITFRSGGRFSVGEFHDTVRRDPSGSWKLAQRLVRPIV; from the coding sequence ATGAGCCAGACCGTGCACGACCCCGACGCCGCCCAGCTCTCCGAGCGCGACGTCCTCACCCTGCACCACCTCGTCGCCGAGGTGAGCTACGCGTTCGACAGCGGCGAGTACGCGCAGCGCTTCCCGGCCGTCCTCACCGAGGACGTCGTCTACGAGAACCCGGGCGTCCTGCGCCTGGAGGGCCGCGACGCCCTGGTCGCCACGCTCGAGGGCATGACCGGCCGCGCGCTGAGCCACCACACGTCCACCGTGACCGTGACGGCGACCGGCCCCGACACCGCGACCTGCCGGTCGAAGGTGATCACCTTCCGGTCCGGGGGGCGGTTCAGCGTCGGGGAGTTCCACGACACGGTCCGCCGCGACCCTTCCGGGTCGTGGAAGCTCGCACAGCGGCTCGTCCGCCCGATCGTCTGA
- a CDS encoding NADPH:quinone reductase yields the protein MRAAIYRRTGAAADVLEVVDLPVPAPGPDEVLVRISASAINPTDWKQRAGITGGDPEDFQVPHHDGVGRVEAVGAQVTGLAVGQRVWLHLAAFGNPYGTAAEYAAVRADRAVPLSDGASDDLGACLGVPALTAAHCLGGDPEALRGTTVLVAGGAGAVGHFAIELAAHAGARVVTTVSSPAKAELARAAGADVVLDYTSGDVAARVLEAVGPVDRIVEVALAANVGLDVAVAAPGAVISVYAVEKESPRLPVAPLATANVTIRFVLLYTVPDAARAAAIAWTTAAVDAGALTPLPITAYGLEDVVAAQQAVESGAVGKVVLRP from the coding sequence ATGAGAGCTGCCATCTACCGCCGGACCGGTGCCGCCGCCGACGTCCTCGAGGTCGTCGACCTCCCCGTGCCCGCACCGGGCCCGGACGAGGTGCTGGTGCGGATCAGCGCGTCGGCGATCAACCCCACCGACTGGAAGCAGCGCGCCGGCATCACGGGGGGCGATCCCGAGGACTTCCAGGTGCCCCACCACGACGGCGTCGGGCGGGTGGAGGCGGTCGGAGCGCAGGTCACGGGCCTGGCCGTCGGTCAGCGGGTGTGGCTGCACCTCGCCGCGTTCGGCAACCCGTACGGCACGGCAGCGGAGTACGCAGCGGTGCGCGCCGACCGGGCGGTCCCCCTGTCCGACGGGGCCTCCGACGACCTCGGGGCCTGCTTGGGCGTCCCGGCGCTCACCGCGGCGCACTGCCTCGGGGGCGACCCGGAGGCGCTGCGCGGGACGACGGTGCTGGTCGCGGGCGGGGCCGGCGCGGTCGGGCACTTCGCGATCGAGCTGGCCGCGCACGCGGGCGCCCGCGTCGTCACGACCGTCAGCTCGCCGGCGAAGGCCGAGCTGGCCCGGGCCGCGGGCGCGGACGTGGTGCTCGACTACACCTCCGGCGACGTCGCCGCGCGGGTCCTGGAGGCGGTCGGGCCCGTCGACCGGATCGTCGAGGTGGCGCTGGCCGCCAACGTCGGGCTCGACGTCGCGGTCGCGGCCCCGGGAGCGGTGATCTCGGTGTACGCCGTGGAGAAGGAGTCGCCGCGGCTGCCCGTCGCGCCCCTGGCCACGGCGAACGTGACGATCCGGTTCGTGCTGCTCTACACCGTCCCCGACGCCGCACGCGCGGCGGCGATCGCGTGGACGACCGCGGCGGTGGACGCCGGGGCGCTGACCCCGCTCCCGATCACCGCCTACGGCCTCGAGGACGTGGTGGCGGCGCAGCAGGCCGTCGAGTCCGGCGCGGTCGGCAAGGTCGTCCTGCGCCCGTAG